The Lactobacillus sp. CBA3605 genome contains a region encoding:
- a CDS encoding BspA family leucine-rich repeat surface protein → MSKPADQKIHYKMYKKGRFWIIAGIAVLSWQAETLSVQADNTATTNAASEDSTSITSTANDTNAKTAVLASSAATSATSTAATTSTASATTTSASTATSVTTSSSTTAESQPTTTSTADAATSKNTSTSTTDSTTTSEAASAASSTVTNTETSASTASSEATSADSSITTSAESTASVASSEATSADSSTTTSAESTASAASSEATSDSVAVDASSDSTATESVDSTTNTTTETTDSTVTANVDSADASASTSTAASAATDTAISDSAVTSDTKTLPTQAKALKSNATTKATTIDYSGTFNAGASWTLDSDGVLTINEGGLDASTNVTNNLWSQYFDVTLVKKVIINGTVTANANSVGLFSNMTNLTTFENGSNLDVSSVTTMSGMFFKDSALVSIDVSNWDTSNVTDMSDLFQDNSSLTSLDVSKWNTSKVKSMNYLFRNVSSVTTLDVSKWNTDSTTTMLAVFYGTTNLTNLDLSGWNTSQVINMSYMFYQSGVANITGIGQWDTANVTTMSNMFNTATSLTTLDVSKWDTSKVTDMSYMFKSTTALTTLDVSKWDTSKVTDMSYMFYLTSGLTSLNLSNWNTTNVTNMSNTFYRSGVTNILGIENWNTSNVTDMSSMFSKMTKIISLSIGNWNTSSVTNMSNMFFQNTSLTSLNIANWDTSNVTNMSGMFSNATHLQSLNIANFTISDTTNIVDMLVKTTNLNTLVLGANVRLTNSTGSVNLPLVTTTKPYTGNWIKDGDYTTYQSSDDLMKNYDGSAPGTYSWLISYADIALTSNTETIIAGDNWSAEKHFKSATNVDGSTVNFKDITVIYQKDEQPVEGITTAGTYVVTYSFNDSLGKTQSKTITVTVAENKVSIVAKPDNSIVAGSTWEPADNFASATNTDGSVLTVSDMQVTYTKDGQPVNQLDTKAAGTYVVTYSFIDQQGNIQKRF, encoded by the coding sequence ATGTCTAAACCTGCAGATCAGAAAATTCATTATAAGATGTATAAAAAAGGCCGTTTCTGGATTATTGCCGGAATCGCCGTTCTATCATGGCAAGCTGAGACATTATCCGTCCAAGCAGATAACACTGCAACAACTAACGCTGCCAGTGAAGACAGTACTAGCATCACAAGTACCGCTAACGATACTAATGCTAAGACCGCCGTGCTTGCAAGTAGTGCGGCTACTTCAGCAACCAGTACCGCAGCAACGACGAGCACTGCTAGTGCCACCACGACTAGCGCAAGTACCGCAACCAGTGTGACTACCAGTAGTTCAACGACTGCTGAGTCTCAACCTACAACTACTTCAACCGCAGACGCTGCTACTTCTAAAAACACAAGCACATCAACTACTGATAGCACCACTACTTCTGAGGCAGCTAGTGCCGCTTCATCGACGGTAACTAATACAGAGACTTCTGCTAGTACCGCTTCTTCTGAGGCGACCAGTGCTGATTCATCAATCACAACTAGTGCAGAAAGTACCGCTAGTGTCGCTTCTTCCGAGGCGACCAGTGCTGATTCATCAACCACAACTAGTGCAGAAAGTACCGCTAGCGCCGCTTCTTCCGAGGCGACCAGTGACAGTGTAGCGGTCGATGCCAGCTCGGATAGTACTGCTACCGAAAGTGTTGATTCCACAACTAATACAACGACAGAAACGACTGATAGTACCGTCACAGCTAACGTCGACAGTGCCGATGCATCCGCAAGTACCAGTACTGCTGCATCTGCAGCTACTGACACAGCAATTAGTGACAGTGCTGTAACTTCCGATACAAAAACCTTACCTACTCAAGCGAAGGCCTTAAAAAGCAATGCCACAACTAAAGCAACTACGATTGATTATTCAGGAACTTTTAACGCCGGTGCTAGTTGGACTCTTGATTCCGATGGCGTTTTAACGATTAATGAAGGTGGATTGGATGCGTCAACGAATGTTACCAACAATTTATGGTCTCAATATTTTGATGTCACGCTAGTCAAAAAAGTTATCATTAATGGGACCGTAACTGCTAACGCTAACTCGGTAGGACTCTTCTCAAATATGACGAATTTAACTACCTTTGAAAATGGCTCCAACCTTGATGTTAGCTCCGTCACCACTATGAGCGGCATGTTTTTCAAAGATAGCGCCTTAGTATCAATTGATGTTTCCAATTGGGATACGAGCAACGTCACTGACATGTCTGATCTTTTTCAAGATAATTCAAGCTTAACCAGTTTAGATGTTTCGAAATGGAACACTAGCAAAGTAAAGTCCATGAACTACTTATTCCGCAACGTTAGCTCTGTAACCACCCTAGATGTTTCGAAATGGAACACTGACAGTACTACTACAATGCTTGCTGTATTCTATGGCACAACTAACCTGACAAATCTAGATCTTTCAGGTTGGAATACTAGTCAAGTCATTAACATGTCTTACATGTTCTACCAAAGTGGTGTAGCCAACATTACAGGCATTGGTCAATGGGATACTGCCAATGTCACTACTATGTCTAATATGTTCAATACTGCGACTAGCTTAACTACCCTTGATGTTTCAAAATGGGACACATCAAAAGTTACTGATATGTCTTATATGTTTAAAAGTACTACTGCCCTAACTACGCTTGACGTTTCAAAGTGGGACACATCAAAAGTTACTGATATGTCTTATATGTTCTACCTAACAAGTGGTCTTACCAGCCTAAACCTTTCAAATTGGAATACAACTAATGTTACTAATATGTCTAATACATTCTATCGTAGTGGTGTAACCAACATTCTTGGAATTGAAAATTGGAACACTAGCAATGTTACCGATATGTCTAGCATGTTTAGCAAAATGACAAAAATCATATCCTTATCGATAGGCAATTGGAATACTAGTAGTGTAACTAACATGAGCAACATGTTTTTTCAGAACACCTCTCTAACATCACTCAACATTGCTAACTGGGATACTAGCAATGTAACTAATATGTCTGGTATGTTTAGTAATGCTACTCATCTACAATCACTCAATATTGCTAACTTTACAATATCTGATACGACTAACATTGTTGACATGCTAGTCAAAACTACTAATCTTAATACCTTAGTTTTAGGTGCTAATGTAAGATTAACCAATAGTACCGGTAGCGTTAACTTGCCACTTGTCACGACCACCAAGCCCTATACTGGTAACTGGATCAAAGATGGTGACTACACGACTTATCAGTCATCTGATGATTTAATGAAAAATTACGATGGCAGTGCTCCTGGCACTTATTCTTGGCTAATTAGCTATGCTGACATAGCCTTAACTAGCAATACCGAAACTATCATCGCTGGCGATAACTGGTCGGCGGAAAAACACTTTAAATCAGCTACTAACGTTGACGGTTCAACCGTTAATTTCAAAGACATCACTGTCATTTATCAAAAAGATGAGCAACCTGTTGAGGGCATTACCACCGCCGGCACCTATGTAGTCACCTATAGTTTTAATGACTCACTCGGCAAGACTCAATCTAAAACCATTACGGTAACCGTTGCTGAAAATAAAGTCAGCATTGTTGCAAAGCCAGATAATTCCATCGTTGCTGGATCAACTTGGGAGCCAGCTGATAACTTTGCATCAGCAACTAATACTGATGGTTCAGTTTTAACTGTTTCAGACATGCAGGTTACCTATACCAAAGATGGTCAACCAGTCAATCAACTTGATACCAAAGCAGCTGGAACTTACGTCGTTACCTATAGTTTCATTGACCAACAAGGGAACATACAAAAGCGCTTCTAG